One Gadus chalcogrammus isolate NIFS_2021 chromosome 22, NIFS_Gcha_1.0, whole genome shotgun sequence genomic window carries:
- the LOC130375788 gene encoding hairy/enhancer-of-split related with YRPW motif-like protein, with the protein MKRPHDYSSPDSDTDEYIDVGQEDGFCPVTGSMSPGSSSQILARKKRRGIIEKRRRDRINHSLSELRRLVPSAFEKQGSSKLEKAEILQMTVDHLKLLHAMGGKGYFDARALAVDYRTLGFRECVGEVVRYLSSMEAGAESPDPVGARLVSHLSHCASELDPLLLQSHPLPAALPFPPWPWASFPQITAASPSPVCPPTPFHMGRRELALLGGYPSPASHRLGPMAGCQHGPPPHLMPPTGLPAPRRASSSLPTSPPLPPSPAHRGQQQSPHSSSSSSSSSSSASPLLLTPPSSNYSSAYSVSSSSSSSSSSSSTPQQASFRPFAPMGSPTAHRRGPNGSAKSVKWSTEIGAF; encoded by the exons CCCTGTCACCGGGTCCATGTCCCCTGGAAGCTCTTCTCAGATCTTGGCTCGCAAGAAAAGGAGAGGG ATTATAGAGAAGAGACGCAGAGACCGGATCAACCACAGCCTGTCAGAGCTCAGGAGACTGGTGCCAAGTGCCTTTGAGAAACAG GGCTCTTCTAAGTTGGAGAAGGCTGAGATTCTACAAATGACCGTGGACCACCTCAAACTCTTACACGCCATGGGAGGGAAAG ggtacTTTGATGCGAGGGCCCTGGCGGTGGACTACAGGACCCTGGGCTTCCGGGAGTGCGTCGGGGAGGTGGTCCGGTACCTCAGCTCCATGGAGGCGGGCGCCGAGTCCCCGGACCCCGTGGGGGCCCGCCTGGTCTCCCACCTCTCCCACTGTGCCAGCGAGCtggaccctctgctcctgcagTCCCACCCGCTTCCCGCCgccctgcccttcccccccTGGCCCTGGGCCTCCTTCCCCCAGATCACCGCCGCCTCCCCCTCGCCCGTCTGCCCCCCGACCCCCTTCCACATGGGCCGCCGGGAGCTGGCCCTGCTGGGGGGCTACCCGTCGCCCGCCTCCCACCGCCTCGGCCCCATGGCCGGCTGCCAGCACGGGCCGCCCCCCCACTTGATGCCCCCCACCGGCCTGCCGGCGCCGCGCCGGGCGTCGAGCTCCCTGccgacctcccctcccctccccccgtccccggcCCACCGCGGACAGCAGCAgtccccccactcctcctcctcctcctcctcctcctcctcctccgcctcgcccctcctcctcacccctccctcctccaattACTCCTCCGCCTACTctgtgtcctcctcttcctcctcttcctcctcctcctcctccactccacagCAGGCCTCCTTCAGGCCCTTCGCGCCCATGGGGTCTCCCACGGCCCATCGCAGGGGCCCCAACGGCTCGGCCAAGTCGGTGAAGTGGAGTACGGAGATCGGGGCGTTCTGA